In one window of Candidatus Poribacteria bacterium DNA:
- a CDS encoding CRTAC1 family protein gives MGSGTVFFDYDTDGDPDLYFVNSGSVPQGTPHTLGNVLYRNEGNGRFTDVTEISGTGDTGYGMAASAGDIDNDGDPDLYVANFGQDKLYRNNGDGTFTDITEAAGIDNTLWSIAAVYLDFDVDGDLDIFVVNYLVYDLSMPVSTYKGVIGYGHPRSYEGTPDVLYRNNGDGTFTNIAETAGVTNPVEGRGMAAVAWDYDQDGFPDIYVANDTNRNFLYHNNGDGTFTDESIFIGVGYDERGVAEGSMGVDCADYNGDGWFDLIVANSEKATLYKNEAGLFFADATADSGLEQPTLPYVGFSPLFLDYDNDGHLDMFCANGHPQDVVEILMDNETYAQRDQIFQNNSDGTYTDVSTSAGTYFSEPLVGRAAATADYDTDGDPDIVIMNSNQRAVLLRNDGGNLKNWLSIKLIGTQSNRDGIGAKVTVTAGDITQIREVKSGSSYASGSDTRLLFGLGENRGIEKVRIVWQSGTTQELRDVSINQILTIVEPEE, from the coding sequence ATGGGGTCCGGGACGGTTTTCTTCGATTACGACACCGATGGGGATCCCGACCTGTACTTCGTTAACAGCGGTAGCGTTCCGCAAGGCACCCCACACACACTTGGGAATGTCCTCTATCGAAACGAAGGGAATGGACGTTTCACGGATGTTACTGAAATCTCAGGAACAGGGGACACAGGATACGGAATGGCGGCATCTGCGGGGGATATCGACAATGACGGTGATCCCGACCTCTATGTCGCCAACTTCGGACAGGATAAACTCTACCGAAACAACGGCGACGGCACCTTTACCGACATCACCGAAGCCGCTGGTATAGATAACACGCTCTGGAGTATCGCCGCCGTCTATCTCGATTTTGACGTGGATGGCGACTTAGACATCTTCGTCGTCAACTATCTGGTGTACGATTTGTCAATGCCGGTCTCCACTTACAAAGGCGTTATCGGCTACGGGCACCCGCGTAGTTACGAAGGAACACCCGATGTCCTCTACCGAAACAACGGCGACGGCACCTTCACGAATATTGCCGAGACAGCAGGCGTGACAAACCCCGTCGAAGGAAGAGGTATGGCAGCGGTCGCTTGGGACTACGATCAAGACGGATTCCCTGATATCTATGTCGCCAACGACACCAACAGAAATTTCCTATACCATAACAATGGCGACGGCACCTTCACGGATGAAAGCATCTTCATCGGTGTCGGTTACGACGAGAGAGGTGTCGCTGAAGGTTCTATGGGGGTAGACTGTGCAGACTACAACGGCGATGGATGGTTCGATCTCATCGTTGCGAATTCGGAGAAGGCGACCCTCTATAAGAACGAGGCGGGACTCTTCTTCGCAGATGCGACGGCTGACAGTGGGTTGGAACAACCGACACTCCCGTATGTTGGTTTTAGTCCGCTCTTTCTGGATTACGATAACGACGGACACCTCGACATGTTCTGTGCAAACGGACACCCGCAAGATGTCGTTGAAATCTTGATGGACAATGAAACTTATGCCCAACGCGACCAGATCTTTCAAAACAACAGCGATGGCACTTATACCGATGTCTCTACATCTGCGGGAACTTACTTCTCGGAGCCACTTGTTGGTAGAGCCGCCGCGACGGCTGACTACGACACCGATGGCGATCCTGATATCGTTATCATGAATTCCAATCAGCGTGCAGTGCTACTGCGGAATGACGGCGGGAACCTGAAAAATTGGCTAAGCATCAAACTGATCGGAACGCAGAGCAATCGAGACGGTATCGGTGCGAAGGTCACAGTAACGGCAGGAGACATAACGCAGATACGGGAAGTGAAAAGCGGTTCAAGCTACGCCTCAGGCAGCGATACACGTTTACTGTTCGGCTTGGGAGAAAATCGGGGTATTGAGAAAGTAAGGATCGTCTGGCAAAGCGGGACCACACAAGAATTGCGAGACGTATCCATCAACCAGATTCTGACAATTGTGGAGCCGGAAGAGTAG